The Anastrepha ludens isolate Willacy chromosome 2, idAnaLude1.1, whole genome shotgun sequence DNA window attacgaaatataataaatgtaaCTCTATTTAAATCTCTGCGCTCGATTTGCTTGAAAGAATCAATACTTTTTCCAGTTATacgattacatttttatttctattgttgttgttatttttcctTATTGTTCGTTGTTTAGACACCTTCAGTATTATCTTGGACTTCTTCACGCTGcctcattttttgtttgttcttctGTCGGAATATTTCCTTGCTCGCTTCTTTGATGGCTTCGAATATTTTAGCCTGCgacattatttgtttttgtacattttCTACAGCTGGCTCAGCATTTATATCGATCAGATCACTTAGCCCCTCAGACATTTCTTCGTTGTTATAAGTTTTTGCTTCGTCCATTTCAGCGCGCTTCCATAAGGGGTAAGGTGGGAGAGATGAACGCTTTTTACCGCAACCTTTGAATGGAAGCAAGAAGTGATTAAGACATTTGACATTAACAAAAACAAGTGAATATCTGAATAATTATTTACTgcgaattaattaaaaaaataataaaaaatagatatattaAAACTGCGTATTAAAagaaagggtgatcagattggaggtactttttcgaaCAGTAGTTGTTTTACTGATgtcgcgtgactactgtcaaactaaatacataatttttttatttataataatttatgcgTAATTTATTTTTCGTCTCGAACCAGTGAATTCGTCACCAAGATCGGGTGATATTaaacctttggacttttatttgagtGGGTACGTAAAGTCTAAATACTTTGTGGatgaaccagcttcgattgaggtattggaagccaacattacttaaGTTATtcccgagataccgaccgaagtcctccagcgagtcattcaaaattgatgtttacggatggccgaattacggcgtagttgcggccaacatttgaaaaaattgatgtcAGGAATGGTTCTACCAGGAATGGGACCTGCACAACATCATCGTTGTATAGTAACTCAACATCTTATAAAACAGAACTTTGAATAAAACCTTTAATTGCTCCCTTACGAGTATAAGCCCCATTGACCCAGAAATAGAAAGCAAACGACCATTCACTTCGTTATCGGCTCTAAAACCTTAGGCCAGTTCGGTTTGGTAGTCGCTTTGACTGAAAAATAGTGCTAATGGAAAAAATTCCTGCATCCAAGATTCGAAAAAGCGCCACATGATTGTCAAGATATCAATGATTGAATCCGCAGGAATATAAATGTTTGGCGCGGATTTTGAATTTGTAGCCACTTtggatcattaattttttaaaaagcctttttgGTCAATGGTGAGCGTTACAAGCTTGATTATATGATTACTGACTCTTTGTGATTCGAAGCAAAACAAAACTGGCTTTGACACCGAAGGAATCCCGCAAAATCCTTCGCAGTGCATAAAATTCCGCCCATCTATGTAAAagcaaaaatgtaagaaatggCAAATCCACCGTTCGAAGGGCTATTCTAAAACATAAATGTGAATGTAGTGACATGGTATGGGGAGCAATATCGTGCATCGAATTTAAAATTGTAGGCAACAAAATAACGGGAAAGAG harbors:
- the LOC128871687 gene encoding cardioactive peptide-like isoform X2, with amino-acid sequence MLERNSTNAYMCVYHKLSGIIQWKYEKRPFCNAFTGCGKKRSSLPPYPLWKRAEMDEAKTYNNEEMSEGLSDLIDINAEPAVENVQKQIMSQAKIFEAIKEASKEIFRQKNKQKMRQREEVQDNTEGV
- the LOC128871687 gene encoding cardioactive peptide-like isoform X1; its protein translation is MLAWKVWSLVGLLCVHSALQIETDNNFLNHKLSGIIQWKYEKRPFCNAFTGCGKKRSSLPPYPLWKRAEMDEAKTYNNEEMSEGLSDLIDINAEPAVENVQKQIMSQAKIFEAIKEASKEIFRQKNKQKMRQREEVQDNTEGV